In one window of Oryza sativa Japonica Group chromosome 9, ASM3414082v1 DNA:
- the LOC4347872 gene encoding uncharacterized protein At3g49055, producing the protein MADDGDAVLSDVDEEDPLPPPPPPSTSSSQKSPSPSQPQPQPHAQAQRLHDLAAELEEERRLRRKAEESLAEAEKRSERVKALAQNVLRKHDDLKTEASTASSMLTSGFERISAKASPSAAASPAPLPTSQKYSSGLPAIAYGVLKRANDIVDDLLSQIDAANRDRDRAREQMEHRNYQIAIEVSELEASLASRSAHCDSLSKSLSDKDAEISDLRNNLAFLETKLDAQRPVLADQIACASKVYDEIREVVKLVDADAASALSDSVFVWKETDVEESLKVSLEGTKMAYDLATTALHKVGAWVDKKESKVRDLEARVDELLREKEHIGVLLRSALQSNTSEVLKVAEDGLREAGIEVGLKERREHRPGSMEKDEVYTLAGELENSMKESQVKIVELQHLVEALRAESGLLRTRLEGQEKEIAQLRKQIKHLEEKERVANESVEGLMMDVTAAEEEIKRWKMAAEEEAEAGKAIEQEFETQLSSLNKELDEAKQAMLELENKLKFKEETAAAAMAARDAAEKSLKLADMRSTRLRERLEEINRQLEESDNRRDSSNRNGHRYMCWPWQWLGLNYVRLPPTEADQTSNEMELSEPLI; encoded by the exons atggccgacgacggcgacgccgtcctctccgacgtcgacgaggaggaccctctcccgcccccgccccctccctccacctcctcctcccaaaAATCCCCATCTCCTTCAcaaccccaaccccaaccccatGCGCAGGCGCAGCGCCTGCACGACCTGGCCgccgagctggaggaggagcgccgcctccgccgcaagGCCGAGGAATCCCTCGCCGAGGCCGAGAAGCGCTCCGAACGCGTCAAGGCCTTAGCGCAGAACGTCCTCCGCAAGCACGACGACCTCAAGACCGaggcctccaccgcctcctccatgCTCACTTCCGGCTTCGAGAGGATCTCCGCCAaggcctccccctccgccgccgcctcgcccgcgccgctcCCCACTTCCCAAAAGTACTCCTCCGGCCTCCCCGCCATCGCCTACGGCGTCCTCAAGCGCGCCAACGACATCGTCGATGACCTCCTCTCCCAGATCGACGCCGCCAACCGCGACCGCGACAGGGCGCGCGAGCAGATGGAGCACCGCAACTACCAGATCGCCATCGAGGTCTCCGAGCTCGAGGCGTCCCTCGCGTCCAGGTCCGCCCACTGCGACTCCCTCTCCAAGTCCCTCTCCGACAAGGACGCCGAGATCTCGGACCTCCGGAACAACCTCGCCTTCCTGGAGACCAAGCTGGACGCGCAGAGGCCCGTGCTCGCCGACCAGATCGCCTGCGCCTCCAAGGTGTACGACGAGATACGTGAGGTGGTCAAGCTAGTGGACGCGGATGCCGCGAGCGCGCTCTCTGACTCGGTGTTCGTCTGGAAGGAGACCGACGTGGAGGAGAGCCTCAAGGTGTCCCTGGAAGGGACCAAGATGGCGTACGATCTCGCTACCACTGCCCTGCACAAGGTTGGGGCATGGGTTGATAAAAAGGAAAGCAAAGTGAGGGATTTGGAAGCGAGGGTGGATGAGCTATTGCGGGAGAAAGAGCACATTGGGGTGTTGCTCCGCAGCGCGCTGCAATCAAACACCAGCGAGGTGCTCAAGGTTGCTGAGGATGGACTAAGGGAGGCCGGAATTGAGGTTGGGCTCAAAGAGCGCAGGGAGCACAGGCCAGGGAGCATGGAGAAAGATGAAGTCTATACCCTA GCAGGGGAATTGGAGAATAGCATGAAGGAGTCCCAAGTTAAGATTGTTGAGCTGCAACATCTTGTTGAAGCACTAAG GGCGGAGTCTGGTCTACTTCGGACAAGACTGGAAGGGCAAGAAAAAGAGATTGCCCAGCTACGGAAGCAAATAAAGCATCTTGAAGAGAAGGAAAGGGTGGCAAATGAAAGT GTTGAGGGTCTGATGATGGATGTAACAGCTGCTGAAGAGGAGATCAAAAGATGGAAGATGGCAGCAGAGGAAGAAGCTGAAGCTGGTAAAGCAATTGAGCAAGAGTTTGAAACTCAG CTATCTTCCCTAAACAAGGAATTAGACGAAGCTAAACAGGCAATGCTGGAGCTAGAGAACAAACTGAAGTTCAAGGAAGAGACAGCGGCTGCAGCAATGGCGGCACGTGATGCCGCAGAGAAATCATTGAAACTAGCGGATATGAGATCAACCAGGCTGCGAGAGAGACTGGAAGAGATCAATAGGCAGCTCGAAGAATCAGACAACAGAAGGGACTCGAGCAATCGCAACGGGCATAGGTATATGTGCTGGCCATGGCAATGGTTGGGGCTGAACTATGTGCGATTGCCACCGACAGAGGCAGATCAAACCTCCAACGAGATGGAGCTATCTGAACCTCTGATATAG